In a single window of the Antedon mediterranea chromosome 1, ecAntMedi1.1, whole genome shotgun sequence genome:
- the LOC140048508 gene encoding active regulator of SIRT1-like, whose protein sequence is MTSSLIRKGLDLFREDLYPEESTEKNKVQSQKKVRVKKKKDEKKLKLKKKKKMMSAVEMYVKNQADDQTENNLAYYLSTSQYSQPNYDMIMKQLKGRMSKDQNQQDDEDTEDASGFTEEDFAKFEKEYR, encoded by the exons ATGACCTCCTCACTTATTAGAAAAGGTCTTGATTTATTCAGAGAAGATTTATATCCAGAAGAATCTActgaaaaaa ACAAGGTTCAATCACAAAAGAAAGTcagagttaaaaaaaaaaaagatgaaaaaaagttgaaattgaagaaaaagaaaaaaatgatgtCTGCAGTAG AAATGTATGTGAAAAACCAAGCTGATGACCAGACAGAGAATAACTTAGCATACTATTTATCAACAAGTCAGTACAGTCAACCAAACTATGATATG ATAATGAAACAATTAAAAGGCAGAATGTCAAAAGATCAAAATCAACAAGATGATGAAGACACAGAAGATGCTTCTGGATTTACAGAAGAGGACTTTGCAAAATTTGAAAAGGAATATAGGTGA